In the Mercenaria mercenaria strain notata unplaced genomic scaffold, MADL_Memer_1 contig_2857, whole genome shotgun sequence genome, one interval contains:
- the LOC128552503 gene encoding uncharacterized protein LOC128552503 encodes MAMNKRIDEPCDFDKQSVRELRIYLRDRGAHVSGNRPELIKRAKGLVKLGTRPLREIQIEDDQRYKQRQSELFCTPLGEKIPEPKSLKGVWDNDLSRLPFFRTQDLYNYLVLNNARTFDSENMNAKRQLKAKVFYEDGHLHTVRYHKITDNCSHSYVKAKVMPSLPNDSKKKTDYEAWACLFKVSGNVHAAGCSCDGGEGESCNHVAALLYALVDISSKQKDGLTASTSSKCKWNQPRKRKLSPRKSQNLVFKKIKFDDTSDRHEKGKCKSVENLHNVKPLDITSFSQNLKNCAPHAAILLSNNSLSDEKKPQSQLPQLHKAIDFMYCDNVDLTNKECQQIFENYFDSLECSKDDVLIIERCTKGQNKSENWKEARYGRLTSSNFGVVFKQREDTKPENLLKTVMGYNSFDSAATRWGRSHEAAARRFYTRDIQKSHHNLKVYGSGLVVSVEHPY; translated from the exons atggcGATGAACAAAAGAATTGATGAACCGTGTGACTTTGACAAACAATCAGTGCGTGAATTGAGGATTTATTTAAGAGATAGAGGTGCACACGTGTCAGGAAATAGGCCGGAATTAATAAAACGTGCTAAAGGACTTGTTAAATTAGGTACGCGGCCACTACGTGAAATACAAATCGAGGACGATCAGCGCTACAAACAACGACAGTCAGAACTTTTTTGTACTCCTCTTGGTGAGAAAATACCGGAGCCCAAGAGTTTAAAAGGTGTGTGGGACAACGATTTGTCCCGTTTACCATTTTTCAGAACGCAGGATTTGTATAATTACCTAGTTTTGAATAATGCAAGAACTTTTGACTCTGAAAACATGAATGCTAAAAGGCAGTTGAAAGCGAAAGTATTCTACGAAGATGGTCATCTACACACAGTCAGATATCACAAAATCACAGATAATTGTTCCCACAGCTATGTGAAAGCAAAAGTTATGCCATCTCTGCCAAATGATTCAAAGAAGAAAACCGACTATGAGGCTTGGGCCTGTCTGTTCAAGGTGTCCGGTAATGTACATGCAGCAGGATGCAGTTGTGATGGCGG TGAAGGAGAGTCGTGTAATCATGTGGCAGCACTGCTATACGCCTTGGTTGACATTTCAAGCAAACAGAAAGACGGCCTTACAGCCTCGACATCATCAAAATGTAAATGGAACCAACCACGTAAAAGGAAACTTAGTCCTAGGAAATCACAGAACCTtgtattcaaaaaaataaaatttgatgataCTTCTGACCGACACGAGAAAGGGAAatgtaaaagtgttgaaaacTTACATAACGTGAAACCGTTGGATATTACTTCATTTAGTCAAAACCTTAAAAACTGTGCACCGCATGCTGCCATTCTTTTAAGCAACAACAGTTTAAGCGATGAAAAGAAGCCGCAATCACAGTTGCCACAATTACATAAAGCCATTGATTTTATGTACTGTGATAATGTTGACTTAACAAATAAAGAATGTCAGCagatatttgaaaattactttgATTCACTTGAATGTAGCAAGGATGATGTTTTAATAATTGAGCGGTGTACTAAGGgacaaaataaaagtgaaaactgGAAAGAAGCCAGGTATGGGAGACTGACAAGTTCAAACTTTGGTGTTGTTTTTAAGCAGCGTGAAGACACAAAACCTGAAAACCTGTTAAAAACTGTGATGGGGTATAACTCTTTTGATTCTGCAGCAACACGGTGGGGAAGAAGCCATGAAGCTGCTGCACGGCGTTTCTACACAAGGGATATTCAGAAGTCCCATCATAATTTGAAAGTGTATGGTAGTGGTCTAGTTGTTTCTGTGGAACATCCATACTAA
- the LOC128552504 gene encoding uncharacterized protein LOC128552504, whose product MCNTGVQARRPDITIEDVKGSEMCMLYTGLPNVSTFNLLFDELVDAEINTCRAGNGENQGRPRSLRLIDKFFLVLIRLRLGLLLEDLAKRFHISKSTCSNLTSRWITYLSIKLSSLVPWPSKATISETMPKKFKKKYPNCRVIIDCTEFYTETPQSLANKSLMYSHYKSHMTWKALLGISPYGIITFVSDLWTGSISDKQLTMKCGLLDLCEAGDAIMADKGFLISDLTTPRGMHLIIPPLKMQRFNRRQVEETRRIANLRIDVERAMERVKNFRILQGVMPITLSQQASKILKVCVGLSNMLPPLVHDGDD is encoded by the coding sequence ATGTGTAATACAGGTGTTCAAGCAAGGCGACCGGACATAACTATCGAAGATGTGAAAGGAAGTGAAATGTGTATGCTTTACACCGGTTTACCGAATGTTTCAACATTCAATTTACTATTTGACGAATTAGTTGATGCTGAAATCAACACCTGTCGAGCCGGTAATGGTGAAAATCAAGGACGCCCAAGATCTCTCAGGCTAATTGATAAATTCTTTCTGGTTTTGATACGGTTAAGGCTAGGGCTTTTGCTGGAGGATTTGGCAAAAAGATTCCATATTTCCAAGTCAACATGCAGCAACCTAACTAGTAGATGGATTACATATTTGTCAATTAAACTTTCATCCCTAGTACCTTGGCCATCAAAAGCCACTATTTCAGAAACCatgccaaaaaaatttaaaaagaaatatccgAACTGCCGTGTCATTATTGATTGTACTGAATTTTATACAGAAACTCCACAATCTTTAGCTAATAAATCCCTCATGTATTCCCATTACAAATCTCATATGACATGGAAAGCATTGTTGGGTATTAGCCCTTATGGAATAATAACTTTTGTCTCGGATTTGTGGACAGGTAGCATAAGTGACAAACAGTTGACAATGAAGTGTGGTTTACTAGATTTGTGTGAAGCTGGGGATGCTATTATGGCAGATAAGGGATTTTTAATATCTGACTTAACAACACCCAGAGGCATGCATCTTATCATACCGCCTTTAAAAATGCAACGTTTTAATCGCAGACAGGTTGAAGAAACCCGAAGGATTGCCAATTTAAGAATTGATGTAGAACGTGCTATGGAAAGAGTAAAAAACTTTCGAATTCTGCAAGGTGTGATGCCAATTACCCTTTCACAGCAGGCATCTAAAATTTTAAAGGTCTGTGTTGGACTGTCAAACATGTTACCCCCTCTGGTGCATGATGGTGATGATTAA